A stretch of the Aegilops tauschii subsp. strangulata cultivar AL8/78 chromosome 4, Aet v6.0, whole genome shotgun sequence genome encodes the following:
- the LOC141021839 gene encoding uncharacterized protein, giving the protein MPGVSRKYAEHKLHVRKDAKPYQIKLNSEKRVFGVPAEQLLGFLVSEHGIEASPEKIKAIECMCKPTQLRDVQKFTGCLALADEAFWDLKRMLSTTPVLAAPADKEALLLYIPATSGSISTVLVVERPEEGKIQSVQRPVYYLSEVVSASKQNYPHYQKMCYDMYLTAKKLKQYFQDHTITMVSTAPISEIMGCRVASGRVAKWVIELASHTILYEPRTTIKSHALAYFLIHFAASNNIAEYEALVHGLRLAKELGIWRILCYGDSDLVVQECSGEWDARDANMAYYRFLVQQLSGFFDGYEFLHEPRAGNESVDMLAKIGSSRQAIPSGVSLEYLRKPFVKPSPDSESVFIPDDPAAPLPYPGPGAADLGPGAAVSNPVPGAADPSLGTAGSGSGAAAPAPVQVVVFTMVTAPATAVFQRCIEQDKGIEILLDIHQGECGHHAASRSLVAKAFRHGFYWPTAFKDAESLVLKCEGCQCFGKQSHQSASAPQTILITWPFAVWGLDMWIEARPIKKLDGPTTVRFIKDIAVRYGTPHNTIMDNGTNFAKGTLAQYCSVSGIRLDLASIAHPQTNDQVKQANHLILSGIKPRLVEPLIRSPDNWLDEPPTSTGFTPFFLVYGAEVIILTDIEFDSPRVTMYTEAQVKESRDNGVDLLEEERLLGLS; this is encoded by the exons ATGCCGGGAGTTTCGAGGAAatacgccgagcacaaattacacgtccGCAAGGATGCCAAGCCT TACCAGATCAAGCTCAACTCGGAGAAGCGTGTGTTCGGCGTGCCGGCCGAACAactactcggcttcctcgtctcggaGCACGGCATTGAGGCAagcccggagaagatcaaggccatcgagtgCATGTGCAAGCCAACCCAGCTGCGTGATGTCCAGAAATTCaccggatgcttggccttg gcAGATGAAGCATTCTGGgacctcaagcgcatgctctccaccaCACCTGTCCTGGCCGCACCGGCTGACAAGGAGGCGTTGTTGCTATACATTCCCGCCACCTCAGGGTCGATCAGCACGGTGTTGGTGGTCGAGCGTCCAGAAGAAGGCAAGATCCAGTCAGTCCAGCGCCcagtctactacctgagcgaggtggTTTCCGCCTCCAAGCAAAattacccgcactaccagaagatgtgctacgacATGTATCttaccgccaagaagctgaagcagtaCTTTCAAGACCATACTATCACTATGGTCAGCACGGCTCCCATTAGCGAAATCATGGGCTGCCGGGTTGCCTCcggccgggttgccaagtgggtCATCGAGCTGGCCagccacaccatcctctacgagccccgcaccACGATCAAGTCACACGCGTTAGCCTACTTCCTC atccactttgccgcctccaacaacattGCCGAGTACGAGGCCCTTGTGCAcggcctccggcttgccaaggaactcggcatctgGCGCATCCTCTGCTACggcgactcggatctggtggtGCAGGAATGCTCCGGTGAATGGGACGCCCGGGATGCCAACATGGCCTACTACCGCTTCCTGGTCCAACAACTTTCCGGCTTCTTCGACGGCTACGAGTTCCTCCATGAGCCACGCGCGGGGAATGAATCCGTCGACATGCTTGCCAAGATTGGCTCCTCTCGGCAAGCCATTCCGTCCGGCGTCTCCCTCGAGTACTTGCGCAAGCCGTTCGTCAAGCCATCTCCGGATTCCGAGTCTGTCTTCATCCCGGACGACCCCGCAGCACCCCTCCCCTACCCAGGCCCGGGGGCTGCTGATCTCGGCCCGGGGGCTGCCGTCTCTAACCCGGTCCCGGGGGCTGCTGATCCCAGTCTGGGGACTGCCGGCTCCGGctcgggggccgccgccccggctccagTACAAGTGGTCGTCTTCACCATGGTGACGGCTCC TGCGACGGCCGTGTTCCAGCGCTGCATCGAGCAAGACAAGGGCATAGAGATCCTCCTCGACATCCACCAGGGCGAGTGCGGGCACCACGCCGCCTCCAgatccctggtggccaaggccTTCCGCCATGgcttctactggcccacggccttCAAAGACGCCGAGTCGCTAGTCCTCAAGTGTGAGGGCTGCCAATGCTTCGGCAAGCAAAGCCACCAGTCGGCTTCAGCCCCCCAAACCATCCTgatcacctggccctttgccgtctgggggctcgatatg TGGATTGAGGCGCGgccgatcaagaagctggacGGGCCAACAACCGTCCGGTTCATCAAGGACATTGCGGTGCGCTACGGCACCCCGCACAACACCATCATGGACAACGGCACCAACTTTGCCAAGGGCACCCTAGCGCAGTATTGCTCCGTCTCCGGCATCCGGCTTGACCTGGCCTCCATCGCTCATCCTCAAACCAACGACCAGGTCAAGCAGGCCAACCATCTCatcctatccggcatcaagccaCGGCTCGTCGAGCCCCTCATCCGCTCGCCCGACAACTGGCTTGATGAGCCGCCGacc tcgaccgggttcaccccgttcttcctcgtctacggagctgaagtgATCATCCTGACCgacatcgagtttgactcgccGCGAGTCACAATGTACACGGAAGCACAAGTCAAGGAATCCCGCGACAACGGCGTTGACCTGCTCGAAGAAGAGCGCCTATTGGGCCTCAGCTGA
- the LOC109761456 gene encoding uncharacterized protein, with protein MTKLGIEAKHLEPTRTVFHGIVSGLSCSPIGRIRLDVLFGTSDHFRHEPIWFEVVDLSSAYHALLGRPALAKFMAIPHYAYLKMKIPGPKGLITIVGDYRKSLECAQAGAKLAESLVIAEERRQLDRIVALASEQPAVPASAKE; from the coding sequence atgaCCAAGCTCGGCATCGAGGCCAAGCATCTAGAGCCAACCCGGACGGTGTTCCACGGCATCGTGTCGGGTCTCTCCTGCTCCCCCATCGGCCGGATCCGGCTTGATGTCCTGTTCGGCACAAGCGACCATTTCCGGCACGAGCCtatctggtttgaggtggtggacctgtccagcGCTTACCACGCACTGCTAGGTCGACCTGCACTGGCGAAGTTCATGGCGATTCCCCACTACGCCTACTTGAAGATGAAGATTCCGGGTCCCAAGGGCCTCATCACTATTGTCGGCGACTATAGAAAGTCCCTGGAGTGCGCCCAAGCCGGCGCCAAGCTGGCCGAGTCGCTGGTCATAgccgaggagcggcgccagctTGACCGGATTGTCGCATTGGCCAGCGAGCAGCCGGCTGTGCCGGCTTCAGCCAAGGAGTAG